From Nicotiana tabacum cultivar K326 chromosome 15, ASM71507v2, whole genome shotgun sequence, the proteins below share one genomic window:
- the LOC107818080 gene encoding galactolipase DONGLE, chloroplastic-like — translation MASTILKLPDPNMNFSTFSGEFPAKLSSSLSSKLIPIMASTSVHEPLVISRKDITMPTTMTTTFCHSNISRNTTNRLASMWREIQGSKNWENLVNPLDNLLQNEIIRYGEFVAACYNAFDLDPNSKRYLNCKYGKNSMLNEVGLGNSGYNVTKYIYATTNINVLSIGQNCSSSGKWIGYVAVSNNVESTRLGRRDVLITFRGTVTNPEWIANLMSTLTPAHLDPNNLRPDVKVEAGFLSLYTSNEDEKFGLGSCREQLLSEIGRVINMYKGEEMSITIAGHSMGSALALLLAYDIAELGLNTTIVPESQVSQNQLYESSITVSEINNSIPVTVFSFGGPRVGNLGFKERCEELGIKVLRIVNVNDPITKLPGVFLNENFRVLLGGKYEVPWSCSCYAHVGVEILLDFFNMQNPTCVHDLATYLNLLRIPKSNLQVQREEGIDFFNRTKEFFLWGLNISMLYNGEIMLPSIW, via the coding sequence ATGGCTTCCACAATACTTAAATTGCCAGATCCAAATATGAATTTTTCTACATTTTCAGGTGAGTTTCCAGCAAAATTATCATCTTCATTATCATCAAAATTGATACCAATTATGGCTTCTACTTCTGTGCATGAACCACTTGTAATATCAAGAAAAGATATTACTATGCCAACTACTATGACTACAACATTTTGTCATAGTAATATTAGTAGAAATACTACTAATAGATTGGCTTCCATGTGGAGAGAAATTCAAGGGTCAAAAAATTGGGAAAATTTAGTAAATCCATTGGATAATCTTCTACAAAATGAGATTATTAGGTATGGAGAGTTTGTAGCTGCATGTTACAATGCTTTTGATCTTGATCCAAATTCAAAAAGATACTTGAATTGCAAGTATGGAAAAAATAGTATGTTGAATGAAGTTGGCTTGGGAAACTCAGGCTATAATGTAACAAAGTACATTTATGCTACTACAAATATCAATGTTTTGTCAATTGGTCAAAATTGCTCGTCTAGTGGAAAATGGATTGGTTATGTTGCAGTTTCAAATAATGTAGAATCTACGAGACTGGGCAGGAGAGATGTGCTCATCACGTTTCGTGGAACGGTCACTAATCCTGAATGGATAGCGAATTTGATGAGCACATTAACTCCTGCCCATCTTGATCCGAATAATCTCAGGCCTGATGTTAAGGTTGAAGCTGGATTTTTGAGTTTGTACACCTCGAACGAGGATGAAAAGTTTGGTCTTGGAAGTTGTCGCGAACAATTACTTTCTGAGATAGGGAGAGTAATAAATATGTATAAAGGCGAAGAAATGAGCATAACAATTGCAGGACATAGTATGGGAAGTGCATTAGCCCTTTTATTAGCTTATGATATCGCGGAGTTGGGATTGAACACGACAATTGTGCCTGAATCCCAAGTAAGTCAGAATCAACTATACGAATCCTCAATAACAGTATCAGAAATAAATAACAGCATACCGGTCACAGTTTTTTCCTTTGGAGGTCCTAGGGTTGGAAATCTTGGCTTCAAAGAGAGATGTGAAGAGTTAGGTATAAAAGTATTGAGAATAGTGAATGTGAATGATCCCATCACAAAACTTCCTGGGGTTTTTTTGAATGAGAATTTTAGGGTTTTATTGGGTGGGAAATATGAGGTTCCTTGGAGTTGTTCTTGTTATGCCCATGTTGGAGTTGAAATCTTGCTAGATTTCTTCAACATGCAAAACCCTACTTGTGTACATGACTTAGCAACTTATCTCAATTTGCTCAGAATTCCTAAGagtaatttgcaagttcaaagaGAAGAAGGCATTGATTTCTTCAATAGAACAAAGGAGTTTTTCCTTTGGGGGCTCAATATTTCAATGCTTTACAATGGAGAAATAATGCTCCCATCCATATGGTGA